One Bombus vancouverensis nearcticus chromosome 7, iyBomVanc1_principal, whole genome shotgun sequence DNA window includes the following coding sequences:
- the CSP6 gene encoding chemosensory protein 6, translating into MKIYLLLFALVAVVCVTAEDYTTKYDNVDVDRILQNGRILTNYIKCMLDEGPCTNEGRELKKILPDALSTGCSKCNEKQKHTANKVVNYLRTKRPKDWERLSAKYDSSGEYKKRYENVLQPTKNS; encoded by the exons ATGAAGATTTATCTCTTATTATTTGCCTTGGTCGCAGTCGTTTGTGTAACAGCGGAAGATTATACCACAAAATATGACAATGTAGACGTGGACAGGATCCTGCAAAATGGTCGTATCCTCACCAATTACATTAAGTGCATGCTGGACGAAGGACCATGTACCAACGAAGGCAGAGAATTAAAAA AAATTTTACCCGACGCTTTATCTACAGGTTGTAGTAAATGCAATGAAAAACAGAAACATACAGCGAACAAAGTAGTAAATTATCTGAGAACTAAAAGACCGAAGGATTGGGAACGACTTTCCGCAAAATATGATTCAAGTGGCGAATATAAGAAGCGTTACGAAAATGTATTACAACCAACCAAAAACAGTTGA
- the Cdc10 gene encoding cyclin-dependent kinase 10 has product MTKDETLEKKSVENNDTDKKTASESGPDPSAPITRRGVLTSFLTGKPMEIPEQDILGKCRFVSEFEKLNRIGEGTYGIVYRARDTKNDKVVALKKVRMEHEKDGLPVSGLREISVLLSCRHENIVHLREVVVGRSLESIFLAMEYCEQDLASLLDNMQAPFSESQVKCIVLQVLKGLRYLHHNFIVHRDLKVSNLLMTDKGCVKIADFGLARWFGLPLKPMTPRVVTLWYRAPELLLQAKTQTTSVDMWAAGCILGELLGHRPLLPGRSEIAQLELIVDLLGTPSEAIWPEFNTLPALQNFTLKQQPYNNLKQRFPWLSAAGLRLLNFLFMYDPKKRATAEECLQSSYFKEAPLPCDPKLMPTFPQHRNMKKTAPPKEAREPETNVTDQTNNLPAISDLLGSLVKKRRVE; this is encoded by the exons ATGACAAAag acGAAACATTGGAGAAAAAATCAGTTGAAAATAATGATACTGATAAAAAGACTGCGTCTGAATCTGGTCCTGATCCATCAGCACCAATAACTAGAAGAGGAGTATTAACATCATTCTTGACTGGCAAGCCAATGGAGATACCAGAACAAGATATT TTAGGTAAATGCAGATTTGTGTccgaatttgaaaaattaaatcgtATAGGTGAAGGCACCTATGGAATTGTTTATAGAGCAAGGGATACAAAAAACGATAAAGTTGTAGCCTTGAAAAAGGTACGAATGGAACATGAAAAAGATGGCCTTCCAGTCAGTGGTTTAAGAGAAATATCTGTTCTTTTATCCTGTCGTCATGAAAATATTGTACATTTAAGAGAAGTGGTAGTAGGGAGAAGTTTAGAAAGCATATTTCTTGCTATGGAATATTGCGAACAAGACCTTGCAAGTCTACTGGACAATATGCAAGCTCCATTTTCAGAAAGTCAAGTCAAATGTATTGTTTTACAAGTATTAAAGGGTTTGCGTTATCTACATCATAATTTTATTGTACATAGAGATTTGAAAGTTTCAAATCTCCTTATGACAGACAAAGGATGTGTAAAAATTGCTGATTTTGGATTAGCTAGGTGGTTTGGTTTACCTTTAAAGCCAATGACCCCTAGGGTAGTAACATTATGGTATAGAGCACCAGAGTTGTTATTACAAGCTAAAACTCAAACAACTTCTGTCGATATGTGGGCTGCAGGTTGTATTTTAG GGGAACTACTTGGGCATCGGCCTTTATTGCCTGGACGATCAGAAATTGCACAATTAGAATTAATTGTTGACTTGCTAGGTACACCAAGTGAAGCAATTTGGCCTGAGTTTAATACACTTCCAGCGCTACAGAACTTTACATTAAAACAGCAACCATATAATAATTTGAAACAAAGGTTTCCATGGTTAAGTGCTGCTGGTTTGagattattaaatttcttattcaTGTATGATCCAAAAAAGAGAGCCACTGCAGAAGAATGTTTACAAAGTAGCTACTTCAAAGAAGCTCCTTTGC CATGTGATCCCAAACTTATGCCCACTTTTCCACAAcatagaaatatgaaaaaaactgCTCCACCAAAAGAGGCTAGAGAACCAGAGACGAATGTTACAGATCAAACAAATAATTTACCTGCAATTTCAGATCTT cTTGGTTCACTTGTCAAGAAGAGGCGAGTTGAATGA
- the BTBD9 gene encoding BTB (POZ) domain containing 9 — MSSHHELNVSIEHPISGDINHINTLSEDIGALYLSNDYSDVTLIVGGQRFNSHKIILAARSQYFRALLFGGLKESTQQEIELKDANLTGFKSLLEYIYTGRMSFTDRREEVVLDILGLAHLYGFSELEASISYYLREILNMKNVCLIFGAALLYRLEFLTKVCHEYMDGYAYEVIQHESFLQLSADALNELISRDSFYAPEIDIFLAVRAWVNANPDADGKTVLDKVRLCLVSITDLLNVVRPTGLISPEAILDAIAVRTQTPESDLNYRGRLLIDVNVAHPLHGAQVLQGEMRSYLLDGDTNNYDMERGYTRHTITESREHCILVKLGTQCIINHVKMLLWDKDMRSYSYYLEVSMDQKYWVRVIDYTEYCCRSWQHLYFEPRIVLYIRIVGTNNTVNKVFHLVSFEAYYKNHTEKFCNGFVIPTRNIATMDLGATVVEGVCRSRNALLNGDTSNYDWDSGYTCHQIGSGSILVQLGQPYTIGSMRLLLWDCDDRSYSYYIEVSGNFRNWTLVGNKAREPCRSWQTINFKPPRPIVFIRIVGTYNTANEVFHCVHFECPAQTNDKVVGKSLMHEEKQLKTHDSTIWSVPLTPETATEAVNIDQEEINPTDSNIS; from the exons ATGAGTTCTCACCATGAATTAAATGTATCAATAGAACATCCAATTTCTGGTGACATAAATCATATTAACACACTTTCTGAGGATATTGGTGCTCTCTATCTCTCAAATGATTATTCAGATGTAACTTTAATTGTTGGTGGACAAAGATTTAATAGCCACAAAATCATTTTAGCTGCACGTAGCCAATATTTCAGAGCTCTTTTGTTTGGAGGTTTAAAAGAATCTACACAACAAGAAATTGAGTTAAAAGATGCTAATTTGACTGGTTTTAAAAGCCTACTTGAGTACATATATACAGGACGAATGTCTTTTACAGACCGACGTGAAGAG GTTGTGTTGGATATTCTTGGATTAGCACATCTTTATGGATTTTCAGAATTGGAAGCTTCCATATCATATTATCttagagaaatattaaatatgaaaaatgtcTGCCTCATATTCGGTGCAGCACTTCTTTATCGACTAGAATTTCTTACCAAG GTTTGTCATGAATACATGGATGGATATGCATATGAAGTAATTCAACATGAAAGCTTTTTGCAATTAAGTGCTGATGCTTTGAATGAACTTATCTCAAGAGATTCCTTTTATGCGCCAGAGATTGATATCTTTTTAGCTGTACGAGCATGGGTAAATGCAAATCCTGATGCAGATGGCAAAACTGTTTTAG ATAAGGTACGATTATGCTTAGTTTCAATCACAGATCTTTTAAATGTTGTTCGTCCAACTGGATTAATTTCTCCGGAAGCAATCTTAGATGCAATAGCTGTAAGAACGCAAACACCTGAATCAGATCTTAATTATCGTGGTCGACTACTTATTGATGTAAATGTTGCTCATCCTCTACATGGTGCTCAAGTCCTACAGGGTGAAATGCGTAGCTATCTTTTAGATGGCGATACAAATAATTATGATATGGAACGAGG GTATACCAGACATACTATTACTGAATCACGAGAACACTGTATTTTAGTCAAGTTAGGAACTCAATGCATCATCAACCATGTAAAAATGTTGCTCTGGGATAAAGATATGCGTTCATATTCTTACTATTTAGAa GTATCCATGGATCAAAAATATTGGGTTCGAGTTATTGATTATACAGAATACTGTTGTCGTAGTTGGCAACACTTATACTTTGAACCAAGAATAGTTCTTTATATTCGTATTGTTGGGACAAATAATACCGTAAACAAA GTTTTTCATCTTGTAAGTTTTGAAGCATATTATAAAAATCATACAGAAAAGTTCTGTAATGGTTTTGTTATTCCAACACGAAATATTGCTACTATGGATCTAGGTGCAACTGTTGTAGAAGGTGTTTGTAG aTCTCGGAATGCTCTCTTAAATGGTGATACATCAAATTATGATTGGGATAGTGGTTACACATGTCATCAAATTGGATCTGGTTCTATTTTAGTACAACTTGGACAACCGTACACTATAGGTTCTATGCg atTATTGCTTTGGGATTGCGATGATCGTTCGTATTCTTATTATATAGAGGTATCCGGTAATTTTCGGAATTGGACTCTAGTTGGTAATAAAGCCAGAGAACCTTGTCGTTCGTGGCAAACAATAAACTTTAAACCTCCTCGTCCTATCGTTTTTATACGTATCGTTGGAACATACAATACAGCAAATGAG GTTTTTCACTGTGTTCATTTTGAATGCCCTGCTCAAACAAATGATAAAGTTGTAGGTAAATCATTGATGCACGAAGAAAAGCAATTAAAAACTCACGATTCTACGATTTGGTCAGTGCCACTAACCCCAGAAACAGCTACAGAAGCAGTTAATATTGatcaagaagaaataaatcctACAGATAGCAATATTTCTTAA
- the LOC117158353 gene encoding ankyrin repeat domain-containing protein 13C: MAMAENLENEKYPLHKCIFQGDVKALSSLIRTYNIAEKDTQGNTPLHLAVMLGRKESIQLLLAHGAPVKVKNLAGWSPLAEAISYGDRQTISSLVRKLNQQAREQMEERRPNLLATLRQMGDFYMELKWDFQSWVPLVSRVLPSDVCKIHKRGASIRMDTTLVDFNDMRWERGDISFIFNGDKKPSKSLAVLDNLAKRYQTVRYEETELEIQDEVDILMSSDIMAAQMSTKGITLSKAQTGWIFREDKREMVGPFHAECYQIDGMVLESKKRREHLSEEDLQKNKAIMESLTKGSSQGFANEKPQVRRASLNPPPESNITWEEYIMAPPGQSPLLGRNLVYKESSKSFKATVAMSPDFPLTVDMLLNVLEVIAPFKHFSKLREFVLMKLPPGFPVKIDIPILPTVTAKITFQEFAFRNDIDPKLFKIPPDYLEDPMRFPDL, translated from the exons ATGGCCATGGCTGAGaatttggaaaatgaaaaatatcctTTACACAAATGCATATTTCAAGGGGACGTTAAAGCTTTAAGTTCTTTAATCAGAACTTACAATATCGCTGAAAAAGATACACAAG GAAATACTCCTTTACATTTAGCTGTCATGTTAGGAAGAAAAg aatcaattCAATTATTACTTGCACACGGTGCACCAGTAAAAGTAAAAAACTTAGCTGGGTGGAGTCCACTTGCAGAGGCAATCAGTTATGGAGATAGACAAACCA tatcATCACTTGTGAGAAAATTAAACCAACAAGCTAGAGAGCAAATGGAAGAAAGAAGGCCAAATTTACTTGCAACATTACGCCAAATGGGAGACTTCTATATGGAATTAAAATGGGATTTTCAAAGTTGGG TGCCACTTGTTTCTCGTGTACTTCCTTCTGATGTTTGTAAAATACATAAAAGGGGAGCATCTATCAGAATGGACACTACTTTAGTAGATTTCAATGATATGAGATGGGAAAGAGGTGacatatcatttatttttaatggTGATAAAAAGCCAAGCAAATCATTGGCAGTACTTGATAATCTGGCTAAACGTTATCAAACAGTGAGATATGAG GAAACAGAATTGGAAATACAAGATGAAGTCGATATTCTTATGTCAAGTGATATCATGGCAGCACAAATGTCAACAAAAGGTATTACACTTTCAAAAGCTCAGACAGGCTGGATATTTCGTGAAGATAAAAGG gAGATGGTAGGGCCTTTCCACGCGGAATGTTACCAAATCGATGGAATGGTTTTGGAAAGTAAGAAACGACGAGAACATTTAAGCGAGGAAGACTTACAAAAAAATAAGGCTATTATGGAATCATTAACAAAAGGAAGTTCACAAGGATTTGCTAATGAGAAG CCTCAAGTTAGAAGAGCTTCATTAAATCCACCACCAGAATCAAATATTACTTGGGAAGAATATATTATGGCTCCACCCGGTCAATCTCCACTTCTTGGAAGAAATCTTGTTTACAAGGAAAGCAGTAAATCATTTAAAGCAACAGTTGCTATGAGCCCAGATTTTCCACTGACTGTCGATATGTTACTCAATGTTTTGGAAGTAATAGCGCCATTCAAACATTTTAGTAAATTGCGAGAATTTGTTCTAATGAAATTACCACCTGGTTTCCCTGTAAAAATTGATATACCTATTTTACCTACGGTGACAGCAAAAATCACTTTTCAAGAATTTGCCTTTCGGAATGATATAGATCCCAAATTATTTAAGATACCACCAGATTACCTTGAAGATCCTATGAg ATTTCCAGATTTATGA
- the SelT gene encoding selenoprotein T, translating to MLRRMKLILCFCVILCALDNKADDNQVSLTKLGTKTGPTLKFFYCYSCGYRKVFEEYVNILQQKYPELKIDGENYIPSHNKMFIAKLLSFAKISLIILIVSGLDLGQSPTSLWQWCLDNRFYSCIMIFFIFNAIEGHFISSGAFEIHFNDVPVWSKLETGRIPQPLELFQIIDNHLNMRYADIDIE from the exons ATGCTGCGTcgtatgaaattaattttgtgTTTCTGCGTTATTTTATGCGCATTAGACAATAAAGCTGATGACAATCAAGTTTCATTAACCAAACTTGGTACAAAAACGGGACCGACGTTAAAATTCTTCTATTG TTATTCATGTGGATATAGAAAAGTTTTTGAAGAATATGTCAATATCCTTCAGCAAAAGTATccagaattaaaaattgatggaGAAAATTATATTCCCTCTCATAATAAAATGTTCATTGCTAAATTATTG agttttgcaaaaatttcactgataattttaATAGTAAGTGGGCTTGATTTAGGACAATCACCAACATCACTGTGGCAATGGTGTCTAGATAATCGGTTTTATTCCTGtataatgatattttttatttttaatgccATAGAAGGACATTTCATATCATCAGGAGCTTTTGAAATACATTTTAATG ATGTTCCAGTGTGGTCTAAATTGGAAACTGGTAGAATACCACAACCATTAGAACTATTTCAAATAATAGATAATCATTTAAATATGCGATATGCAGATATAGATATAGAATAG